The genomic stretch ACTCCGTTTTGGTCACGCCGACGAAATTTTCAAGGTAAACGATCAGATAGGGCATCGAGACCTGCATCCCGATGCTGCTAACCATAATGAACAATAAAAGGGTAAACAGGTCGCGATTTTCTTTGAGTACATCAACCTTGAAAAGCTCGGTGAATTCCTGCCAGAAAGGCGGGCGGGAGACATTATCGTCGAGTTCATTCGTTGGAGTATCTTCCAGCAGGCTGCCAGCTATAAGACCAACGACCATCACAATCCCGCCAAGACTATAGAAGAAAATAAAGTAGCCGAAGGAGTCGATCAGTATTCCCGCCGCAACCATCGAAACGATTTGAGCAAGGAAGAGACTCATGTTCAGCACGCCTTCCACCCTGCCACGGTTTTCGCTGGTGGCGATATCTGCTGTCCAGGCATTGAAAGCGGCATCGTTAGCCGTGGAACCAAAAAAGGTCATCACAGAATCGGCAACTACAACCATGACCACAGCCATGCTGACCACTTTGATGTATGAGACCATCGGGAAGAGAATGGTTGACAATCCCCAAAGCATATAGCCTATAAAAATATAGGGGCGCCTTCGCCCCCAGCGAGATCGAGTGCGGTCGCTGAGCGTACCCATTAGCAGCGTGGTCAGGGTCGCCGTAATTGCACTGGCTGCGACCATCCAGGCTACGGGACGGGGATCGGGAGTGATCGTATCAAAGACAAAGGTGTTAAACCAGGAGTTCTCTACGGCCCATGCGATTTGTCCGGTCAGCGCCAAGGCTGCCATAACTATCCAGGAACGTGAAGTGATCTTGCTGAATGAAGTGTTTTTCATTTTATATCCATCCCAAAATGCCCGCAAAGACGACCATCATCAAAACATCCAATACAGCGAAGGCTCCAATAAAAGTGATCTGCTTTTTGGGCTTCCAGTCATAGCAATAGAAAGCAGCCAGAAAGAAAGGAATGTAAACCGTCAGAAAGACCGGGAAAGCTCCCCACCAAGGATAGACCCAGACAAACGTGGGTGTTTTTGCCAGAAATATCTCTACA from Chloroflexota bacterium encodes the following:
- a CDS encoding MFS transporter; its protein translation is MKNTSFSKITSRSWIVMAALALTGQIAWAVENSWFNTFVFDTITPDPRPVAWMVAASAITATLTTLLMGTLSDRTRSRWGRRRPYIFIGYMLWGLSTILFPMVSYIKVVSMAVVMVVVADSVMTFFGSTANDAAFNAWTADIATSENRGRVEGVLNMSLFLAQIVSMVAAGILIDSFGYFIFFYSLGGIVMVVGLIAGSLLEDTPTNELDDNVSRPPFWQEFTELFKVDVLKENRDLFTLLLFIMVSSIGMQVSMPYLIVYLENFVGVTKTEFSIIGGAVMLGSAVFAIPFGLLADRWDKRTMIGVAIVISSLGGILLSLVNTLLLLAFTGLVWQAFATASGIASVAWLKDLLPEQNRGKFLGIRMIFWIAIPMVIGPWLGSTLIQNFGIPTVINGESGFIPVPIIFQVGSVIALLSLIPLVFTRWEKRYE